From the genome of Colletotrichum higginsianum IMI 349063 chromosome 4, whole genome shotgun sequence, one region includes:
- a CDS encoding Carboxylic ester hydrolase: MGSKIEDARPSVTLTQGTVVGTVLSENLPRPVEAFKGIPYALPPTGDRRFRAPAPVEPSTETIDASEWGPVAPGKQLFPGGPAFEYSEDCLTANVFRPLAVPQKSRPLLPVAVYIHGGAFNRGTAKMHNTASFLANSGQQLVAVSFNYRIGALGFLPSAMSFEEGAVNLGLKDQLLLLEWVRDNIAAFGGDPNNVTLFGISAGAHSIGHILINDEGQYNPPLFHKVILESGAPTSRAVRPYNAPIHEAQFADFLAETGCPPGLSAAETFRHLRAAPSEVVQRAQIAVFDKYNPSLRWAFQPVIDGDVIPRPPIESWRLDRWRKVPVMTGFNRNEGSIYISKQVSRSDEFTTFFADLLPLLSREDVATIDALYPDPLTVADSPYREHLDGTGAQYRRLEMAYGQYAYVAPVRQTAELASRASPEPVYLYQWGLESSVLDRARHGENMYYETCEPAKTKISPAQKELCLTLNAYIASFIVAGDPNAVRGESSPDRPTWERYVPEDPKALVFGEENKELIGGEPGVPARLHPDTWARKESEFWWSKVDVSQQ; the protein is encoded by the exons ATGGGCTCAAAGATAGAAGACGCCCGTCCGTCCGTGACGCTCACACAGGGAACCGTCGTCGGCACGGTCCTGTCAGAGAACCTTCCCCGGCCCGTCGAGGCCTTCAAAGGCATCCCCTACGCCCTACCCCCGACAGGAGACCGCAGGTTccgcgcgccggcgcccgtcGAGCCCTCGACCGAGACCATCGACGCCTCGGAATGGGGACCCGTAGCCCCGGGCAAGCAGCTCTTCCCCGGCGGGCCGGCGTTCGAGTACAGCGAGGACTGCCTGACGGCCAACGTTTTCCGGCCGCTGGCCGTGCCGCAAAAGTCGAGGCCACTGCTGCCCGTCGCCGTGTACAtccacggcggcgccttcaacCGGGGCACGGCCAAGATGCACAACACGGCCTCGTTCCTGGCCAACTCGgggcagcagctcgtcgccgtctccttCAACTACCGCATCGGCGCCCTGGGCTTCCTCCCGTCCGCCATGAGCttcgaggagggcgccgTCAACCTCGGGCTGAAGGACCagctcctgctgctcgagtGGGTGCGCGATAACATCGCCGCCTTTGGCGGAGACCCCAACAACGTCACCCTCTTCGGCATCTCGGCCGGAGCACACTCC ATCGGCCACATCCTCATCAACGACGAGGGCCAGTACAACCCACCCCTCTTCCACAAGGTCATCCTCGAGTCCGGCGCCCCGACGTCCCGTGCCGTCCGCCCCTATAACGCGCCCATCCACGAAGCCCAATTCGCCGACTTCCTCGCTGAGACGGGCTGCCCGCCGGgcctctccgccgccgagacctTCCGCCACCTCCGCGCGGCGCCGTCCGAGGTCGTCCAGCGCGCCCAgatcgccgtcttcgacaaGTACAACCCCTCCCTGCGCTGGGCCTTCCAgcccgtcatcgacggcgacgtcatCCCGCGCCCGCCCATCGAGTCCTGGCGCCTCGACCGCTGGCGAAAGGTCCCCGTCATGACGGGCTTCAACCGCAACGAGGGCTCCATCTACATCAGCAAGCAGGTCTCGCGCTCCGACGAGTTCACcaccttcttcgccgacctGCTGCCCCTGCTGTCCAGGGAGGACGTCGCCACCATCGACGCGCTCTACCCGGACCCCCTCACCGTCGCCGACTCGCCGTACAGGGAACACCTCGACGGCACGGGCGCGCAGtaccgccgcctcgagaTGGCCTACGGGCAGTACGCCTACGTCGCGCCCGTCCGGCAGACGGCGGAGCTcgcctcgagggcctcgccggAGCCCGTGTACCTCTACCAGTGGGGCCTCGAGAGCtccgtcctcgaccgcgCGCGCCACGGCGAGAACATGTACTACGAGACGTGCGAGCCggccaagaccaagatcTCCCCCGCGCAAAAGGAGCTGTGCCTGACGCTGAACGCCTACATTGCTAgcttcatcgtcgccggcgaccccAACGCCGTCAGGGGCGAGAGCAGCCCGGACAGGCCGACGTGGGAGCGGTACGTGCCCGAGGACCCCAAGGCCCTTGTGTTCGGCGAGGAGAACAAGgagctcatcggcggcgagccaGGCGTCCCGGCGCGCTTACACCCGGACACGTGGGCCAGAAAGGAGTCCGAATTCTGGTGGAGTAAGGTGGACGTATCACAGCAGTGA
- a CDS encoding Malic enzyme, translating into MASNNNQERKFSHLPLSTSGPISCALTGSALLNTPYLNKGTAFPEDERREFNLTGLLPQSVHRLEQQLDRAYAQYRIRPDDLAKNTFLTSLKEQNEVLYYRLLQENLPEMFSIVYTPTEGDAIQKFSHLFRRPDGCFLNINDIDRVYHDLAQWGRPEDIDYIVVTDGEEILGIGDQGVGGVLISVAKLVLTTVCAGIHPNRTLPVVLDCGTDNEGLLNDDLYLGLRQKRVRGDKYDRFVDEFVKACRRLYPRAYIHFEDFGLDNARRILDRYRPHIPCFNDDIQGTGCVTLAAIMAALHVSKLKLSDLRLVIFGAGSAGVGIADQVRDAIAAEGNIDKKEAAKQIWLVDRPGLLTNESELSAAQTSFARDSSEWKGKDGSLLEVVKTVKPNVLIGTSTKPKAFTEEIVRAMAEGVERPIILPLSNPTYLHEAVPKDIYKWTDGKALVATGSPFAPVTGPWGEEGEDIEIDVAECNNSVVFPGIGLGSVLSRASLVTDKMLVAAVQGVASLSPALEDQREPLLPGVEDVWNVSVRIARNVIKAAVEEGVATEKGIPDNDEDLDEWIREQMWYPKYRPLKLVALNEASREAKGEMKVAGSLAKVGNW; encoded by the exons ATGGCATCCAACAACAACCAGGAGCGAAAGTTCTCCCACCTGCCGCTGAGCACCAGCGGCCCCATTAGCTGTGCTCTCACCGGCAGCGCTTTGCTCAACACGCCGTACCTCAACAAGGGCACTGCTTTCCCCGAGGATGAGCGCCGCGAATTCAACCTTACCGGCTTGTTGCCGCAGAGCGTGCACAGActcgagcagcagctggaTCGTGCCTACGCCCAGTACAGGATCCGCCCGGACGACCTTGCCAAGAACACCTTCCTGACTTCTTTGAAGGAGCAGAACGAGGTATTGTACTATCGC CTCTTGCAAGAAAATCTTCCCGAGATGTTCAGCATCGTCTACACGCCCACAGAGGGAGACGCCATCCAGAAATTCTCCCATCTCTTCAGGCGGCCCGACGGCTGCTTTCTCAACATCAATGACATTGACCGGGTCTATCACGATCTCGCCCAGTGGGGGCGCCCAGAGGACATCGACTACATCGTCGTCACCG ATGGCGAAGAGATCCTTGGCATCGGAGACCaaggcgtcggcggcgtcttgaTCTCCGTCGCAAAGCTCGTCCTCACAACCGTTTGCGCCGGTATACATCCCAACAGAACCCTCCCCGTTGTGCTGGACTGCGGTACGGACAATGAGGGGCTTCTGAACGATGATCTATACCTGGGTCTCCGTCAGAAGCGTGTGCGGGGAGACAAGTACGACCGATTTGTCGATGAGTTTGTCAAGGCATGCAGGAGGCTGTATCCGCGTGCATACATCCATTTTGAGGACTTTGGTCTTGACAATG CGAGGAGGATTCTCGACCGATACCGCCCTCATATCCCGTGCTTCAACGACGACATTCAGGGAACCGGCTGCGTGACGCTGGCCGCAATCATGGCTGCGTTGCATGTGAGCAAGCTTAAACTCTCCGACCTGCGCCTGGTCATCTTTGGTGCGGGGTCGGCCGGCGTTGGGATCGCAGACCAAGTCCGGGACGCTATTGCCGCCGAGGGGAACAtcgacaagaaggaggcggctAAGCAAATCTG GCTGGTAGACAGGCCCGGTCTGCTGACCAACGAGAGCGAGCTGTCTGCCGCTCAGACGAGCTTTGCGAGAGACTCTTCGGAATGGAAAGGAAAAGATGGCTccctcctcgaggtcgtcaagacCGTCAAGCCCAATGTCCTTATCGGGACCTCCACCAAACCCAAAGCATTCACTGAGGAAATCGTCCgcgccatggccgagggTGTCGAGAGGCCCATTATCCTCCCGCTCTCTAACCCGACGTACCTGCACGAAGCCGTGCCCAAGGACATCTACAAATGGACCGACGGCAAGGCTCTCGTCGCGACGGGGTCGCCGTTTGCGCCTGTCACTGGGCCTtggggcgaggagggcgaggacatTGAGATCGACGTCGCAGAGTGTAACAACTCGGTCGTCTTTCCCGGCATTGGCCTTGGCTCGGTACTCTCCCGCGCGAGTCTGGTCACGGACAAGATGCTGGTGGCGGCGGTTCAGGGCGTTGCTTCGTTGAGTCCCGCACTTGAGGACCAGAGGGAGCCTCTACTACCCGGGGTCGAAGATGTCTGGAACGTCAGCGTAAGAATTGCGAGGAACGTGATCAAGGCTgctgtcgaggagggcgtggCGACAGAGAAGGGCATCCCCGACAATGACGAGGACCTGGACGAGTGGATCCGCGAGCAGATGTGGTATCCCAAGTACCGGCCACTGAAGCTCGTTGCGTTGAACGAGGCGAGTAGGGAAGCCAAGGGGGAGATGAAGGTCGCAGGTAGCTTGGCCAAGGTTGGGAACTGGTAG
- a CDS encoding Major facilitator superfamily transporter gives MAEKQQAQSLKDVKAAEDGLEPTKSFTAGEVELLDESAAFLYENNITDEYLAELVNDKEMNRRLVRKIDLTILPLLAGTYVLQYIDKQALSYAAVFDLFDSTGVTQTQYSWFASIFYLAYLVAEYPWVYVAQKTRMGKVVAGCVLSWGSVLMITAACSNFPGLAVCRFFLGAFEAPITTCFMMMVSMWYVRAEQPFRAGIFYCCNGVGSMLGGILSYGIGQISGFPVWKAVFMICGGITVIWGGVLLIFLPDSILSAKRFTLEERALLVGRARLARTGVLNKTIKWYQVKEACLDPQVWLLTLFVLLNEVINGGVANFGKLIIKGLVSDPLLTTALGIPQGAFQVFWILSGTYTATRFRNHRTTVMAVWLIPTIIGCCMIWKLDRTHYKIGVLFGYYLIGCFVASLVLALQMPATNLGGYTKRITASAIVFTAYCVGNIIGPHAFLAREAPLYQTGCKVILACSAAQMVIAVSLRLMLIRRNKARDAAAAAAGHAPDAEHEDEGVDLTDMENPNFRYVL, from the exons ATGGCTGAGAAGCAGCAGGCCCAGAGCCTCAAGgacgtcaaggccgccgaggatggccTCGAGCCAACAAAGTCGTTTacggcgggcgaggtcgagctcctcgacgagtCGGCGGCGTTCCTCTACGAGAACAACATCACCGACGAGTACCTTGCCGAGCTCGTCAACGACAAGGAGATGAACCGCCGGCTCGTGCGCAAGATCGACCTGACCATCCTGCCCCTGCTCGCCGGCACCTACGTGCTGCAGTACATCGACAAGCAGGCGCTGTCgtacgccgccgtcttcgacctcTTCGACAGCACAGGCGTCACGCAGACGCAGTACTCGTGGTTCGCGAGCATCTTCTACCTGGCctacctcgtcgccgagtACCCCTGGGTCTACGTCGCCCAGAAGACGCGCATGGGCAAGGTCGTCGCCGGTTGCGTGCTGTCGTGGGGCTCCGTGCTGATGATCACGGCCGCGTGCTCCAACTTCCCGGGCCTCGCCGTGTgccgcttcttcctcggcgcgTTCGAGGCGCCCATCACGACCTGCTTCATGATGATGGTGTCCATGTG GTACGTCCGCGCTGAGCAACCGTTCAGGGCCGGAATCTTTTACTGCTGCAACGGCGTGGGCTCCAtgctcggcggcatcctcaGCTACGGCATCGGCCAGATCAGCGGGTTCCCCGTGTGGAAGGCCGTCTTCATGATCTGCGGCGGCATCACCGTCATCTGGGGCGGCGTGCTGCTCATCTTCCTACCGGACAGCATCCTCAGCGCCAAGCGGTTCACACTCGAGGAGAGGGCGCTGCTCGTCGGCCGCGCACGCCTCGCCCGGACCGGCGTCCTCAACAAGACCATCAAGTGGTACCAGGTCAAGGAGGCGTGCCTCGACCCGCAGGTGTGGCTGCTGACGCTCTTCGTGCTGCTCAACGAGGTCATCAACGGGGGCGTCGCCAACTTTGGCAAGCTCATCATCAAGGGCCTCGTCTCGGACCCGCTGCTCACGACGGCGCTCGGCATCCCCCAGGGCGCGTTCCAGGTCTTCTGGATCCTGTCCGGGACCTACACGGCGACGCGGTTCCGCAACCACCGCACGACCGTCATGGCCGTGTGGCTGATCCCGACCATCATCGGCTGCTGCATGATCTGGAAGCTCGACCGCACGCACTACAAGATCGGCGTGCTGTTCGGCTACTACCTCATCGGCTGCTTCGTCGCGTCGCTCGTGCTCGCGCTACagatgccggcgacgaaCCTGGGCGGCTACACCAAGCGCAtcacggcctcggccatcgTCTTCACGGCCTACTGCGTCGGCAACATCATCGGCCCGCACGCCTTCCTGGCCCGGGAGGCGCCGCTGTACCAGACCGGGTGCAAGGTCATCCTGGCCTGCTCCGCCGCGCAGATGGTGATTGCCGTCTCCCTGCGCTTGATGCTGATCCGGCGCAACAAGGCGAGAGacgcggcagcggcggcggcggggcaTGCGCCGGATGCCGAgcacgaggacgagggcgttgaTCTGACTGATATGGAG AACCCCAACTTCCGTTACGTATTGTGA